The Erythrolamprus reginae isolate rEryReg1 chromosome 5, rEryReg1.hap1, whole genome shotgun sequence genome window below encodes:
- the HRG gene encoding histidine-rich glycoprotein — MKLLACALFFVAWATFCHALVVPQDCNDARIEKEAEVTLDLINKCRKEGYVFSLFRVADAHVQHLKNGSITFLTLDVLETPCPVISRKHWSSCESRPFLSITDLGQCKAVVFINEFSGEKLLHAYNCTVSPVPPKIYECKRCPVRVTVPEDPEKYTGEANRILEKYRLGSNESNYFKVEKVLKVFKAVAERTLFIVEFTIKETTCPRNRDPASVSQCEFLPDGEANQGFCIGKRLLQTGAPDVVEVDSCTIYDIQTHDSEEGHHHCNVTGHECRHPLRKHQRRHPRHHPRHPHQLRHRHHHNDTHHQGHLHEDRNPQIIGHNQTGQAGPRDNRKPEQTQEGRPGIPPPPGPQYPPPPLGGPHHFPPSKYPPPPLGAPPPRPFLRWPGDRHQQSLSSTDFVHHVTIFSEHDVLQAPGANFPDRVSPIKRGDFRNIIQPFPEVSSRSKSCPGKPKVDLLLDILSIS; from the exons ATGAAACTGCTAGCCTGTGCTCTGTTTTTTGTGGCATGGGCCACCTTTTGCCATGCCTTGGTAGTCCCTCAAGACTGCAATGATGCAAGAATAGAGAAGGAAGCAGAGGTGACCCTCGATTTAATCAATAAATGTCGAAAAGAAGGCTACGTTTTTTCCCTGTTCCGTGTTGCTGATGCTCATGTCCAACATCTG aaaaatggatcCATAACATTCCTAACTTTGGATGTCTTGGAAACGCCGTGTCCTGTAATATCCAGAAAACATTGGTCATCCTGTGAATCAAGACCATTCTTAAGTATAACG GATCTGGGACAATGTAAGGCAGTTGTGTTTATAAATGAATTTTCAGGGGAAAAACTGCTGCATGCATACAACTGCACTGTCAGCCCAG TTCCACCAAAAATATATGAATGCAAGAGGTGCCCTGTAAGAGTAACAGTTCCAGAAGACCCTGAGAAGTACACCGGAGAAGCCAATAGGATTTTAGAGAAATACCGGCTGGGAAGCAATGAGTCAAATTATTTCAAGGTGGAAAAAGTCCTAAAGGTTTTCAAGGCA GTTGCTGAACGTACATTATTCATCGTTGAATTCACCATAAAAGAGACAACATGCCCTAGAAACAGAGACCCGGCGAGTGTTTCCCAATGTGAATTCCTGCCTGACGGAGAAGCT AATCAGGGATTTTGCATAGGAAAAAGACTTTTACAGACAGGAGCCCCAGATGTGGTCGAAGTAGATTCCTGTACGATCTATGATATTCAG ACCCATGATTCTGAAGAAGGCCATCATCACTGCAATGTAACTGGGCATGAGTGCAGGCATCCGCTACGTAAACATCAGCGTCGTCACCCTCGTCATCACCCTCGTCATCCTCATCAACTTCGTCATCGCCACCACCACAATGATACTCACCACCAAGGACATCTCCATGAGGATAGAAATCCACAAATTATTGGCCATAATCAAACAGGTCAGGCAGGTCCCAGGGACAACCGTAAGCCTGAGCAGACCCAAGAGGGACGTCCTGGCATTCCCCCTCCTCCAGGACCTcagtatcctcctcctcctcttggggGTCCCCATCATTTCCCCCCTAGTAAATATCCACCACCACCTCTTGGGGCTCCACCTCCCCGACCTTTTCTGCGTTGGCCAGGGGATCGCCACCAACAGTCCTTAAGCAGCACAGACTTTGTCCATCATGTTACAATTTTTAGTGAGCATGATGTCCTCCAAGCTCCTGGTGCCAACTTCCCTGACCGTGTCTCGCCTATCAAAAGAGGAGATTTCCGTAACATAATACAACCTTTCCCAGAGGTTTCCTCAAGATCAAAATCATGCCCAGGGAAGCCCAAAGTTGACCTCTTGCTAGACATTTTGTCTATTTCCTAA